In Listeria cossartiae subsp. cossartiae, one genomic interval encodes:
- a CDS encoding BMC domain-containing protein: MANANALGMIETKGLVGAVEAADAMVKAANVTLMGKEQVGGGLVTVMVRGDVGAVKAATDAGAAAAERVGELLSVHVIPRPHSEVDAILPKSAE, encoded by the coding sequence ATGGCAAACGCAAACGCATTAGGTATGATCGAAACAAAAGGTTTAGTAGGAGCAGTAGAAGCAGCAGACGCAATGGTGAAAGCAGCTAACGTAACACTTATGGGTAAAGAACAAGTTGGTGGCGGTCTAGTAACAGTTATGGTTCGCGGCGATGTTGGCGCAGTTAAAGCAGCAACAGATGCAGGCGCAGCAGCAGCAGAACGCGTTGGTGAATTACTATCTGTACACGTAATCCCACGTCCACACAGCGAAGTAGACGCAATTCTACCAAAAAGCGCTGAATAA
- a CDS encoding cobalamin adenosyltransferase, translating to MAILTEDELRKAYLHTDLKTTKKLDIKKGTIITPSAKSFLSEKKIDLHYIEEIAETKVVVEPVKKETTRAKFQTIYGGALDEKPEHMTHLRGNLLVFKDHPQIAFRGKLDTLEAEILESQCSVAAEFKDLAEDLQEILTFVRNIVRSEVLNEQIESVNLLGMDEKELRERSHNPKKYYQMTHFMPDYTMGNAVIRLNKIRTMVRETELAAFLAFKEADYSIKRPDIIQALNRLSSLFWILMFRVRTNEYKK from the coding sequence TTGGCTATTTTGACAGAAGATGAGTTACGAAAAGCCTATTTACACACCGATTTAAAAACAACCAAAAAACTCGATATAAAAAAAGGCACGATTATCACACCTTCAGCTAAAAGTTTCTTGTCTGAAAAGAAAATCGACCTGCATTATATTGAAGAAATTGCTGAAACAAAAGTAGTAGTGGAACCAGTGAAAAAAGAAACTACTCGAGCAAAATTCCAAACGATTTATGGTGGAGCATTAGATGAGAAGCCAGAACATATGACGCATTTGCGTGGTAACTTGCTTGTATTTAAAGACCATCCACAAATCGCTTTCCGCGGAAAATTAGATACACTGGAAGCTGAGATTCTGGAAAGCCAATGTTCCGTCGCAGCTGAGTTTAAAGATCTTGCGGAAGATTTACAAGAAATCCTCACCTTTGTAAGAAATATTGTACGATCGGAAGTTTTAAACGAGCAAATCGAATCAGTGAACTTGCTTGGCATGGATGAAAAAGAACTGCGGGAACGTAGTCATAATCCAAAAAAATATTATCAAATGACACATTTTATGCCTGATTATACGATGGGTAATGCGGTCATTCGTTTAAACAAAATAAGAACGATGGTCCGTGAAACAGAATTAGCTGCATTTTTAGCATTTAAGGAAGCAGATTATTCCATTAAACGACCAGACATTATTCAAGCGCTTAACCGATTATCGAGTTTATTCTGGATACTGATGTTCCGCGTGAGAACAAATGAATATAAAAAGTAA